In Muribaculum gordoncarteri, the genomic window AAGTATGACGCTGAAGGTCATCACAAGTGTATAGCATGCGGAATTTGTCAGCGCAACTGTCCCAACGGCACTATCAGCCTGACAACCAAGATGGTTGACCTCCCCGACGGTAAAAAGAAGCGCAAACTCGATGCCTACATGTACGACCTCGGTAGCTGCACATTCTGCGAGCTCTGTGTCACCACATGTCCCCAAAATGCGCTTGAGTTCTCCAACGACTTCGAGCAGGCCGTATTCACCCGTTCGATGCTTGTCGAGAAACTTAATTATCTGCCCGAACCGGCTGAACCGGCACCG contains:
- a CDS encoding 4Fe-4S binding protein — translated: MGSVKDYFSSLGTGITSLLKGMGVTGKEFLTPKVTESYPDDRKTIQYAAPRFRAKLVLKYDAEGHHKCIACGICQRNCPNGTISLTTKMVDLPDGKKKRKLDAYMYDLGSCTFCELCVTTCPQNALEFSNDFEQAVFTRSMLVEKLNYLPEPAEPAPAPKPAEAPKPAEAPKAPEAPAQSNVAEK